The following is a genomic window from Neodiprion lecontei isolate iyNeoLeco1 chromosome 4, iyNeoLeco1.1, whole genome shotgun sequence.
TCtgttcttttcaatattttcggCAACTTACTAGAGTCGGGGAAGTGCATCGAGAGAGTAATTATGTCGAAGAATATCGACAATACATTAATGAACAGTGCCTGGAACAAAAAGTCATTTCAGAAGTGTCTTTACATTAGTTTCTGACGGTATGAAATACTATTCATTTATGAGATACAATGTTTCTCAGACATATATTTTAAGATGACTGtattggaatttttcaatttctttatcGCACACAGAGATTCATACTTACAAACTGTATAGGTTCGTCTGACTCTAAATTATGTATTGCCCACAGAAGGCAGAGGAAGAATAGTAGATTGTAAAACATCATCGATACGGGGAACAGATATCCTTGCAGTCCCCTACAcatttgattaattatataaACTGAATTTTACATTTAACTTGTCTAAGAAATAGTTTCAAGCCGGGAAGTCCTCCAAAACATTAGGTGAATTCTTTAGTGAGCAATTTCTCAGCTCACGTGAATTTGGATGGGTATTTTTTCATCGGTATTtttcatgaagccacataacGAAACTAAGATACGAACAGGAAGGTGACAAGCTAAAATAAgacattgatttttttttatatccccTTACCATGTAACGAAGAACAAATGCACAGCAAAGATGACCTGAAAGTACAAATGTAATACGGATAAATTGGCAACACATACATAAAATGACGACGATGTGAAACAACTGCGTATTTCGTTTTACTATTACTCAACAATCGTACAGTAACAGGTACAATTATTACAAAGGACGAGTGATGTTTTTAATATTAGGACCAGGTATAATATTTACCTTGAGAGGATAATGCGTTATGCTGGATATGTTAGGCATCTTGTATGATCTCTAATAAAACTGTGGTGATAATTACGCCCCTATTCAATGGGCGGTGACTTAGTATCGGACCGGATGACAATGAGGAAAcataaacaaaaatgaaacgtCAAAACGTATTCTGCGACTTCTGCGAGGCTAGCAAATTTCTTCAGTGGCGTTAGCTATGTAATAATACAGACTGTCGACCGCTTTAAATCAGATTGTGACGGATTGTGGAACTCCTCACGGCGTTGGTACAAACAACTTCCGTGATTACCGACTGACATTAACAATCTGTAAATATTCAAGTCGATAACTCACAGATAAAAGATCAGCCGCGTGATAACAATAACTTGTTTATTTCCACACGCCGTACACGTGAATAGATCGAGTTTGGTGATGATTAGAACACGTTGGAGAAATTGGGATATTTTCGGTTCGTTAAAGTGATCGAACAGTCGGAACGAGTGCTGTCAGGTCCCTTAACGTGCGGCACGGGAGGATCTAAAGGAAGCGGCATTCCATAAATATGATTTTCGATTATCCTTTCCCCGAGGGCGCTGATCGTCGCACCATAAATCGAATCGCCGGTTCTGTTAAAAGATTAGAAATTGTTATTGCAATTGTATAATTGTGTATCATTATCAATATCAAGATCCACTTATTACTTTGAGgtaattatttccattcacCTGACTCCGAGTATCTGCCGCTCTT
Proteins encoded in this region:
- the LOC107224009 gene encoding uncharacterized protein LOC107224009 isoform X2 — encoded protein: MPNISSITHYPLKVIFAVHLFFVTWGLQGYLFPVSMMFYNLLFFLCLLWAIHNLESDEPIQFALFINVLSIFFDIITLSMHFPDSSAWVKFCAAMMIINLIIRVLSSYSLLQIGQARGGTLSTMFASNPAMGKRPTPVVSITA
- the LOC107224009 gene encoding uncharacterized protein LOC107224009 isoform X1 produces the protein MPNISSITHYPLKVIFAVHLFFVTWGLQGYLFPVSMMFYNLLFFLCLLWAIHNLESDEPIQFALFINVLSIFFDIITLSMHFPDSSAWVKFCAAMMIINLIIRVLSSYSLLQIGQARGGTLSTMFASNPAMGFGRQEYEDMSQPVPNNADFA